In Labeo rohita strain BAU-BD-2019 unplaced genomic scaffold, IGBB_LRoh.1.0 scaffold_423, whole genome shotgun sequence, one DNA window encodes the following:
- the LOC127160671 gene encoding gastrula zinc finger protein XlCGF57.1-like isoform X1, which yields MAFIKEENEDIRIAEVFSLKQEDTEEQTALMTLKKESEVLDEMQANDQYEKQKSFTFSQTENTLSRKKTGTKSDLICQHCGKSFKQHGNFKVHMRVHTGEKPYTCQQCGRSFAQKATLKSHMTIHTREKPYTCQQCGNSFTQQGSYNRHMTLHTGEKPYICKQCGKSFTQKAHLKVHMTNHTEGSSFTCQPCGKGFNRKEDLKVHMTVHTEGSPFTCQQCGKGFDKKRNLNSHMKIHSGEKPYLCPQCGKSYNQRGNLNRHMRTHTGENCSTCKLCGKRFIGRANLNYHMRIHMGEKPYTCPQCGKSFTHKPTFKVHIRIHTGEKPYTCQLCGKSFTQKGHLKVHMAYHTAESSFTCQQCGKSFNQKSNLNSHMKIHTGEKPYTCPQCGMGFAYKQTLKVHMRIHTEGKSFTRLQLEKCFTYQDLKRNLQAYSGKKLQSSDCAKRFRKRSSFKNHLHVHTGERRFKCGQCNKTFLLPLHLRIHLKSHTDVRPYSCSVCGKSFKWLSNLKWHQKIRICIKSRLRSHCS from the exons ATGGCGTTTATTAAAGAGGAAAATGAAGACATAAGGATTGCAGAAGTGTTCAGTCTAAAACAagaagatactgaggaacaaacag CCCTGATGACCCTGAAAAAGGAGAGCGAAGTACTAGATGAAATGCAAGCCAACGATCAGTATGagaaacaaaaatcatttacCTTCTCACAGACTGAAAATACTTTATCAAGAAAGAAGACTGGAACTAAAAGTGATTTAATCTGCCAGcactgtggaaagagtttcaaacAACATGGAAACTTTAAAGTCCatatgagagttcacactggagagaagccttataCATGTCAACAGTGTGGAAGGAGTTTCGCTCAAAAAGCAACCCTCAAAAGCCACATGACTATTCACACCAGAGAGAAGCCCTACACATGCCAACAGTGTGGGAACAGTTTCACTCAGCAAGGAAGCTACAACAGGCACATGACacttcacactggagagaagccttacatctgcaaacagtgtggaaagagcttcACTCAAAAAGCACACCTTAAAGTCCACATGACAAATCACACTGAAGGAAGCTCTTTCACCTGCCAGCCGTGTGGAAAAGGTTTTAACAGAAAAGAAGACCTTAAAGTCCACATGACAGTTCACACTGAAGGGAGCCCTTttacctgccaacagtgtggaaaaggttttgacaaaaaaagaaaccttAATTCGCACATGAAAATTCACAGTGGAGAAAAGCCTTATTTatgccctcagtgtggaaaaagcTACAACCAAAGAGGAAACCTTAACAGGCACATGAGaactcacactggagaaaacTGTTCAACCTGCAAACTGTGTGGAAAACGTTTTATTGGAAGAGCGAACCTTAATTACCATATGCGAATTCATATGGGAGAGAAGCCGTACACGTGCCCtcaatgtggaaagagttttacgCATAAACCGACTTTCAAAGTCCACATTAGAattcacaccggagagaaaCCTTACACATGCCAACTGTGTGGAAAGAGCTTCACTCAAAAAGGACACCTTAAAGTCCACATGGCATATCACACTGCAGAAAGCTctttcacctgccaacagtgtggaaaaagcTTTAACCAAAAATCAAACCTCAATTCCcacatgaaaattcacactggagaaaagccatACACATGCCCTCAATGTGGAATGGGTTTTGCGTATAAACAAACTCTTAAAGTCCACATGCGAATTCACACTGAAGGGAAGAGTTTCACACGCCTTCAGCTTGAGAAGTGTTTCACATATCAAGACCTGAAACGTAACTTGCAAGCTTATTCTGGAAAGAAACTACAGAGTTCTGACTGTGCTAAGAGGTTTAGAAAAAGAAGCAGTTTTAAAAATCACCTGCacgttcacactggagaaaggAGATTTAAATGTGGTCAgtgtaataaaacatttcttttgcCATTGCATTTACGGATACACCTGAAAAGTCATACAGATGTGAGACCCTATTCTTGTTCtgtgtgtggaaagagtttcaaatGGCTCAGCAATTTAAAATGGCACCAGAAAATACGCATCTGTATAAAATCAAGGCTGCGTTCACACTGCAGCTGA
- the LOC127160671 gene encoding gastrula zinc finger protein XlCGF57.1-like isoform X2 yields the protein MVKKDSAWSEKNALMTLKKESEVLDEMQANDQYEKQKSFTFSQTENTLSRKKTGTKSDLICQHCGKSFKQHGNFKVHMRVHTGEKPYTCQQCGRSFAQKATLKSHMTIHTREKPYTCQQCGNSFTQQGSYNRHMTLHTGEKPYICKQCGKSFTQKAHLKVHMTNHTEGSSFTCQPCGKGFNRKEDLKVHMTVHTEGSPFTCQQCGKGFDKKRNLNSHMKIHSGEKPYLCPQCGKSYNQRGNLNRHMRTHTGENCSTCKLCGKRFIGRANLNYHMRIHMGEKPYTCPQCGKSFTHKPTFKVHIRIHTGEKPYTCQLCGKSFTQKGHLKVHMAYHTAESSFTCQQCGKSFNQKSNLNSHMKIHTGEKPYTCPQCGMGFAYKQTLKVHMRIHTEGKSFTRLQLEKCFTYQDLKRNLQAYSGKKLQSSDCAKRFRKRSSFKNHLHVHTGERRFKCGQCNKTFLLPLHLRIHLKSHTDVRPYSCSVCGKSFKWLSNLKWHQKIRICIKSRLRSHCS from the exons ATGGTGAAAAAGGATTCTGCTTGGTCCGAAAAGAATG CCCTGATGACCCTGAAAAAGGAGAGCGAAGTACTAGATGAAATGCAAGCCAACGATCAGTATGagaaacaaaaatcatttacCTTCTCACAGACTGAAAATACTTTATCAAGAAAGAAGACTGGAACTAAAAGTGATTTAATCTGCCAGcactgtggaaagagtttcaaacAACATGGAAACTTTAAAGTCCatatgagagttcacactggagagaagccttataCATGTCAACAGTGTGGAAGGAGTTTCGCTCAAAAAGCAACCCTCAAAAGCCACATGACTATTCACACCAGAGAGAAGCCCTACACATGCCAACAGTGTGGGAACAGTTTCACTCAGCAAGGAAGCTACAACAGGCACATGACacttcacactggagagaagccttacatctgcaaacagtgtggaaagagcttcACTCAAAAAGCACACCTTAAAGTCCACATGACAAATCACACTGAAGGAAGCTCTTTCACCTGCCAGCCGTGTGGAAAAGGTTTTAACAGAAAAGAAGACCTTAAAGTCCACATGACAGTTCACACTGAAGGGAGCCCTTttacctgccaacagtgtggaaaaggttttgacaaaaaaagaaaccttAATTCGCACATGAAAATTCACAGTGGAGAAAAGCCTTATTTatgccctcagtgtggaaaaagcTACAACCAAAGAGGAAACCTTAACAGGCACATGAGaactcacactggagaaaacTGTTCAACCTGCAAACTGTGTGGAAAACGTTTTATTGGAAGAGCGAACCTTAATTACCATATGCGAATTCATATGGGAGAGAAGCCGTACACGTGCCCtcaatgtggaaagagttttacgCATAAACCGACTTTCAAAGTCCACATTAGAattcacaccggagagaaaCCTTACACATGCCAACTGTGTGGAAAGAGCTTCACTCAAAAAGGACACCTTAAAGTCCACATGGCATATCACACTGCAGAAAGCTctttcacctgccaacagtgtggaaaaagcTTTAACCAAAAATCAAACCTCAATTCCcacatgaaaattcacactggagaaaagccatACACATGCCCTCAATGTGGAATGGGTTTTGCGTATAAACAAACTCTTAAAGTCCACATGCGAATTCACACTGAAGGGAAGAGTTTCACACGCCTTCAGCTTGAGAAGTGTTTCACATATCAAGACCTGAAACGTAACTTGCAAGCTTATTCTGGAAAGAAACTACAGAGTTCTGACTGTGCTAAGAGGTTTAGAAAAAGAAGCAGTTTTAAAAATCACCTGCacgttcacactggagaaaggAGATTTAAATGTGGTCAgtgtaataaaacatttcttttgcCATTGCATTTACGGATACACCTGAAAAGTCATACAGATGTGAGACCCTATTCTTGTTCtgtgtgtggaaagagtttcaaatGGCTCAGCAATTTAAAATGGCACCAGAAAATACGCATCTGTATAAAATCAAGGCTGCGTTCACACTGCAGCTGA
- the LOC127160671 gene encoding gastrula zinc finger protein XlCGF57.1-like isoform X3, producing MTLKKESEVLDEMQANDQYEKQKSFTFSQTENTLSRKKTGTKSDLICQHCGKSFKQHGNFKVHMRVHTGEKPYTCQQCGRSFAQKATLKSHMTIHTREKPYTCQQCGNSFTQQGSYNRHMTLHTGEKPYICKQCGKSFTQKAHLKVHMTNHTEGSSFTCQPCGKGFNRKEDLKVHMTVHTEGSPFTCQQCGKGFDKKRNLNSHMKIHSGEKPYLCPQCGKSYNQRGNLNRHMRTHTGENCSTCKLCGKRFIGRANLNYHMRIHMGEKPYTCPQCGKSFTHKPTFKVHIRIHTGEKPYTCQLCGKSFTQKGHLKVHMAYHTAESSFTCQQCGKSFNQKSNLNSHMKIHTGEKPYTCPQCGMGFAYKQTLKVHMRIHTEGKSFTRLQLEKCFTYQDLKRNLQAYSGKKLQSSDCAKRFRKRSSFKNHLHVHTGERRFKCGQCNKTFLLPLHLRIHLKSHTDVRPYSCSVCGKSFKWLSNLKWHQKIRICIKSRLRSHCS from the coding sequence ATGACCCTGAAAAAGGAGAGCGAAGTACTAGATGAAATGCAAGCCAACGATCAGTATGagaaacaaaaatcatttacCTTCTCACAGACTGAAAATACTTTATCAAGAAAGAAGACTGGAACTAAAAGTGATTTAATCTGCCAGcactgtggaaagagtttcaaacAACATGGAAACTTTAAAGTCCatatgagagttcacactggagagaagccttataCATGTCAACAGTGTGGAAGGAGTTTCGCTCAAAAAGCAACCCTCAAAAGCCACATGACTATTCACACCAGAGAGAAGCCCTACACATGCCAACAGTGTGGGAACAGTTTCACTCAGCAAGGAAGCTACAACAGGCACATGACacttcacactggagagaagccttacatctgcaaacagtgtggaaagagcttcACTCAAAAAGCACACCTTAAAGTCCACATGACAAATCACACTGAAGGAAGCTCTTTCACCTGCCAGCCGTGTGGAAAAGGTTTTAACAGAAAAGAAGACCTTAAAGTCCACATGACAGTTCACACTGAAGGGAGCCCTTttacctgccaacagtgtggaaaaggttttgacaaaaaaagaaaccttAATTCGCACATGAAAATTCACAGTGGAGAAAAGCCTTATTTatgccctcagtgtggaaaaagcTACAACCAAAGAGGAAACCTTAACAGGCACATGAGaactcacactggagaaaacTGTTCAACCTGCAAACTGTGTGGAAAACGTTTTATTGGAAGAGCGAACCTTAATTACCATATGCGAATTCATATGGGAGAGAAGCCGTACACGTGCCCtcaatgtggaaagagttttacgCATAAACCGACTTTCAAAGTCCACATTAGAattcacaccggagagaaaCCTTACACATGCCAACTGTGTGGAAAGAGCTTCACTCAAAAAGGACACCTTAAAGTCCACATGGCATATCACACTGCAGAAAGCTctttcacctgccaacagtgtggaaaaagcTTTAACCAAAAATCAAACCTCAATTCCcacatgaaaattcacactggagaaaagccatACACATGCCCTCAATGTGGAATGGGTTTTGCGTATAAACAAACTCTTAAAGTCCACATGCGAATTCACACTGAAGGGAAGAGTTTCACACGCCTTCAGCTTGAGAAGTGTTTCACATATCAAGACCTGAAACGTAACTTGCAAGCTTATTCTGGAAAGAAACTACAGAGTTCTGACTGTGCTAAGAGGTTTAGAAAAAGAAGCAGTTTTAAAAATCACCTGCacgttcacactggagaaaggAGATTTAAATGTGGTCAgtgtaataaaacatttcttttgcCATTGCATTTACGGATACACCTGAAAAGTCATACAGATGTGAGACCCTATTCTTGTTCtgtgtgtggaaagagtttcaaatGGCTCAGCAATTTAAAATGGCACCAGAAAATACGCATCTGTATAAAATCAAGGCTGCGTTCACACTGCAGCTGA